The following coding sequences lie in one Helicoverpa zea isolate HzStark_Cry1AcR chromosome 2, ilHelZeax1.1, whole genome shotgun sequence genomic window:
- the LOC124644372 gene encoding uncharacterized protein LOC124644372: protein MSKVLSALGGALPDERPLLSLQIVETVAKCPTGYWPVSRTYDEDADAGLLRQNGLFGKKPSHYICLSKSEGVPGYVMDGVVIVGEREAAPAGYSVAGRAGKRRLCTRVSRPAAARAHPPVTDVIVCSKMRQAPQGFILAGEINGKMVCYKVSGGSPETSPTHNEYENVLTNITPEANRRLRVPERPPKLSPLVSELNNLNLKQSPTTYPNIEEFTSDHDYEALSPSYNIKPSRPAPRPPSAKSPVPHGSPAGPTGPTSPISHGRKKGPAPLPRNTIYQTLGGYNGMEGVPFLLNPKLRGLPSDSLTQLPVIKRRSRFDLDRDYTYTFGVERQT, encoded by the exons ATGTCGAAAGTGTTGAGCGCGCTCGGGGGCGCGTTGCCCGACGAACGACCCCTACTCTCTCTTCAAATCGTGGAGACTGTAGCCAAGTGCCCCACAGGGTACTGGCCTGTCAGCAGAACTTATGATGAAGACGCCGACGCTGGGTTACTGCGGCAGAATGGCCTGTTCGGGAAGAAACCAAGCCATTATATTTGTTTGTCCAAGTCGGAGG GAGTTCCCGGCTACGTCATGGACGGTGTGGTCATAGTGGGGGAGAGAGAAGCAGCCCCGGCCGGGTACAGCGTGGCAGGGCGGGCCGGCAAGCGGCGACTTTGCACGCGGGTGTCCCgcccggcggcggcgcgggcgcacccCCCGGTTACTGACGTCATCGTGTGCTCTAAGATGAGGCAGGCACCGCAGGGATTCATTTTAGCTGG TGAAATAAACGGCAAGATGGTGTGCTACAAAGTGAGCGGCGGCAGCCCGGAGACTTCGCCCACACACAACGAGTACGAAAACGTGCTTACTAACATCACGCCTGAAGCCAATAGGAG GTTACGAGTACCAGAGCGACCCCCTAAATTGTCCCCACTAGTTTCGGAGCTAAACAATCTGAATCTCAAACAGTCTCCAACGACTTACCCGAACATTGAAGAGTTCACGTCAGACCATGACTACGAGGCTTTAAGCCCTTCGTATAATATCAAGCCAAGCCGGCCGGCACCGCGGCCCCCGTCGGCGAAGTCCCCCGTCCCGCACGGCAGCCCTGCGGGTCCCACGGGCCCCACGTCGCCCATATCTCACGGCCGCAAGAAGGGCCCCGCGCCTCTGCCGAGGAACACGATTTATCAGACCTTAGGAGGGTACAACGGGATGGAAGGAGTACCATTCTTACTCAACCCCAAGCTGAGGGGGCTGCCTAGTGATAGTTTG ACACAATTGCCAGTGATAAAGCGTCGTTCTCGCTTCGACTTAGACCGTGATTACACATACACCTTCGGCGTGGAAAGACAAACGTGA